Proteins encoded together in one Rhizobacter sp. J219 window:
- a CDS encoding restriction endonuclease, which produces MASAQLRGVLGRLADGMKRLFERVGEVPPASALPDTELLEGIGWAEFERQVAEGFRHRGYAVSETGGGGGRPVDMVLTRGHDRFLVDCKPWRTLAVGPAPVRELLALLHSQGAAGGFVVSSGTFTDEARQLADGHKVQLIDGKVLRELLNTRDEKTQPLVARPGAPFLDTTLPPSAWRPKAQPCPLCGGAMEEAERSGRRLFACVHRPLCDGVREL; this is translated from the coding sequence ATGGCATCGGCGCAACTGCGGGGCGTCCTGGGTCGGCTGGCCGACGGGATGAAGCGGCTCTTCGAGCGGGTCGGCGAGGTGCCTCCGGCATCGGCCCTGCCCGACACCGAGCTGCTGGAGGGCATTGGCTGGGCCGAGTTCGAGCGCCAGGTGGCGGAGGGTTTTCGCCACCGCGGCTATGCGGTCAGCGAGACCGGCGGCGGGGGCGGCCGCCCGGTCGACATGGTGCTCACCCGCGGCCACGACCGGTTTCTCGTCGATTGCAAACCCTGGCGCACGCTGGCGGTCGGCCCGGCACCGGTGCGCGAGCTGCTGGCGCTGCTGCATTCGCAGGGCGCGGCCGGCGGCTTTGTCGTCAGTTCGGGGACCTTCACCGACGAAGCACGCCAGCTCGCTGACGGCCACAAGGTGCAGCTGATCGACGGCAAGGTGCTGCGCGAGCTGCTCAACACCCGCGACGAGAAGACGCAACCGCTGGTCGCACGACCCGGCGCGCCGTTTCTCGACACCACGCTGCCGCCCTCGGCCTGGCGGCCGAAGGCGCAGCCCTGCCCGCTGTGCGGCGGGGCGATGGAAGAGGCGGAGCGCAGCGGGCGGCGCTTGTTCGCCTGCGTGCACCGGCCGCTGTGCGACGGCGTGCGCGAGCTCTGA
- a CDS encoding FMN-dependent NADH-azoreductase, which translates to MNVLQINSSARTTGSHSTRLAGDIVARLAGAQVTVRDLGKQPLPALDEATLGALFTPAAQRTPAQAARVAQDDALIAEVQAADVLVLGVPMYNFGVPAALKNWIDAIARAGVTFKYTDKGAVGLLTGKKVYVALARGGIYRDTPADSQVPYLKAVLGFLGMTDVEFVYAEGLAMGPEAEQKALASAAAQIEALFGETVGA; encoded by the coding sequence ATGAACGTCCTGCAGATCAACTCCAGCGCCCGCACCACCGGCTCGCACTCGACCCGCTTGGCCGGTGACATCGTGGCCCGGCTGGCCGGCGCCCAGGTGACCGTGCGCGACCTCGGCAAGCAGCCCCTGCCCGCGCTCGACGAGGCCACGCTCGGCGCCCTGTTCACCCCCGCCGCCCAGCGCACTCCCGCCCAGGCGGCCCGCGTGGCGCAGGACGACGCGCTGATCGCCGAAGTGCAGGCCGCCGACGTGCTGGTGCTGGGCGTGCCGATGTACAACTTCGGCGTGCCGGCCGCGCTCAAGAACTGGATCGACGCCATCGCCCGTGCCGGCGTCACCTTCAAGTACACCGACAAGGGCGCCGTCGGCCTGCTCACCGGCAAGAAGGTCTACGTGGCACTCGCCCGCGGCGGCATCTACCGCGACACACCGGCCGACAGCCAGGTGCCGTACCTGAAGGCGGTGCTGGGCTTCCTCGGCATGACCGACGTCGAGTTCGTCTACGCCGAAGGCCTGGCGATGGGCCCCGAGGCCGAGCAGAAGGCGCTGGCATCGGCCGCAGCGCAGATCGAGGCGCTGTTCGGCGAGACGGTCGGCGCCTGA
- a CDS encoding DUF427 domain-containing protein translates to MKATWNGVTIAESDDTVVVEGNHYFPESSLKREYVSFSNHRTSCAWKGQAHYYSLFVNGEMNPDAVWYYPEPSEAAAQIKGRVAFWKGVKVE, encoded by the coding sequence ATGAAAGCCACCTGGAACGGCGTGACGATCGCCGAGAGCGACGACACCGTGGTCGTCGAAGGCAACCACTACTTCCCCGAGAGCAGCCTGAAGCGCGAGTACGTGAGCTTCAGCAACCACCGCACGAGTTGTGCGTGGAAGGGCCAAGCGCACTACTACAGCCTGTTCGTCAACGGCGAGATGAACCCCGATGCGGTCTGGTACTACCCCGAGCCGAGCGAGGCGGCGGCGCAGATCAAGGGTCGGGTGGCGTTCTGGAAGGGTGTGAAGGTCGAGTGA
- a CDS encoding LysR substrate-binding domain-containing protein, translating to MALAGVGIAMVSDHFAEVHVKSGELVPLLVDWYPPSVQAWAVFPGRRLMPARTRVFLDALAAEFTGPACQAAKERHEGLRTLARSGTIPA from the coding sequence ATGGCGCTGGCCGGCGTCGGCATCGCGATGGTGTCGGACCACTTTGCCGAGGTGCACGTGAAAAGCGGCGAGCTGGTCCCGCTGCTGGTCGACTGGTACCCGCCGAGCGTGCAGGCCTGGGCGGTGTTTCCGGGCCGTCGGCTGATGCCGGCGCGCACGCGGGTGTTCCTCGATGCGCTGGCGGCCGAGTTCACCGGGCCGGCCTGCCAGGCGGCGAAGGAGCGGCACGAGGGCTTGCGCACGCTCGCGCGCAGCGGGACGATCCCGGCCTGA
- a CDS encoding WYL domain-containing protein, whose protein sequence is MKWATLVFNADAAQWVAVEEWHPEQQGRWLDDGRYELRVPYSDPTELVMDVLRHGDSVVVAGDKALAGLISQRLQRAATQYA, encoded by the coding sequence GTGAAGTGGGCCACGCTCGTCTTCAACGCCGATGCGGCGCAGTGGGTGGCGGTGGAGGAGTGGCACCCCGAGCAGCAGGGCCGCTGGCTCGACGATGGCCGCTACGAGCTGCGCGTGCCGTACAGCGACCCGACCGAACTCGTGATGGATGTGCTGCGCCATGGTGATTCGGTGGTGGTGGCGGGCGACAAAGCCCTGGCCGGCCTGATCTCGCAGCGGCTGCAGCGCGCGGCCACGCAGTACGCTTGA
- a CDS encoding ABC transporter permease, producing the protein MLLSSLLLALRSIRRNLLRSFLTILGIVIGVSAVITMVTLGNGATLAVQNQISSLGTNLLMVRPGQRLGPGGGGGAPSFKEADAQIVATQIGGIRAVAPEARTSTTVVANGKNWTTGITGTTNDWFDVSNWTLASGRRFADEELQAGGAVCLIGQTVKRELFGSREALGERVRIKQFSCTVIGELASKGQAAMGNDQDDVVVVPLRTLQRRVTGNQRVNTLLVSMQDGANPDSVKASLNTLLRERRKLAEADDDNFNVLDTKQLADTLSGTTQVMTTLLGAVAAVSLLVGGIGIMNIMLVSVTERTREIGLRLAIGALEREVLAQFLIEAVVLAALGGLVGIALATVASIVLAQVMAVPYVFDAGINLLAFVFSATIGVVFGYVPARRAAQLDPIDALRHE; encoded by the coding sequence ATGCTGCTCAGCTCGCTGCTGCTTGCGCTGCGCTCGATCCGGCGCAACCTGCTGCGCTCCTTCCTCACCATCCTCGGCATCGTGATCGGCGTGAGCGCCGTCATCACCATGGTCACGCTCGGCAACGGCGCGACGCTCGCGGTTCAGAACCAGATCTCCAGCCTGGGCACCAACCTCCTGATGGTGCGCCCCGGGCAGCGCCTCGGCCCCGGCGGCGGCGGTGGCGCGCCCTCGTTCAAGGAAGCCGACGCGCAGATCGTCGCCACGCAGATCGGCGGCATCCGCGCCGTCGCGCCCGAGGCACGAACCAGCACCACGGTCGTCGCCAACGGCAAGAACTGGACGACCGGCATCACCGGCACTACCAACGACTGGTTCGACGTCAGCAACTGGACGCTCGCCAGCGGCCGCCGCTTCGCCGACGAAGAGCTGCAGGCCGGTGGCGCCGTCTGCCTGATCGGCCAGACCGTCAAGCGCGAGCTCTTCGGCAGCCGCGAGGCCCTCGGCGAGAGGGTGCGCATCAAGCAGTTCTCGTGCACCGTGATCGGCGAGCTGGCCTCCAAGGGCCAGGCCGCGATGGGCAACGACCAGGACGACGTGGTCGTGGTGCCGCTGCGCACGCTGCAGCGCCGCGTGACGGGCAACCAGCGCGTCAACACCCTGCTCGTCTCGATGCAGGACGGCGCCAACCCCGACAGCGTGAAAGCCAGCCTCAACACCCTGTTGCGCGAACGCCGCAAGCTCGCCGAGGCCGACGATGACAACTTCAACGTGCTCGACACCAAGCAGCTCGCCGACACGCTCTCGGGCACCACGCAGGTGATGACCACGCTGCTCGGCGCCGTGGCCGCGGTGAGCCTGCTGGTGGGCGGCATCGGCATCATGAACATCATGCTGGTCAGCGTGACCGAGCGCACCCGCGAGATCGGCCTGCGCCTGGCCATCGGCGCGCTGGAGCGCGAGGTGCTGGCGCAGTTCCTGATCGAAGCGGTGGTGCTGGCGGCGCTCGGCGGTCTGGTGGGTATTGCGCTGGCCACCGTCGCGTCCATCGTGCTGGCGCAGGTGATGGCCGTGCCCTATGTCTTCGACGCCGGCATCAACCTGCTCGCCTTCGTGTTCTCGGCCACCATCGGCGTGGTGTTCGGCTACGTGCCGGCACGGCGTGCGGCGCAGCTCGACCCGATCGACGCGCTGCGGCACGAGTGA
- a CDS encoding efflux RND transporter periplasmic adaptor subunit, producing the protein MTLRPKTVLLPALALLLVALYGLGVRAADEPKKDAKDPKATAAPAKAALTVTVTQAQTAKLPMKISANGNIAPWQEASVGTEANGLRLAEVRANVGDVVKKGQVLAVFASDTVQADVAQSKAAVAEAEAMLGEAAANAQRARELGPAGALSGQQINNYLTAERTAQARLEATRAALKVQQLRLAQTQVVAPDSGVISSRSATVGAVLPAGQELFRLIRQGRLEWRAEVPSADLARLKPGMAASVVATNTAAPVTGKVRMVAPTVDAQTRNGIVYVDLNATPEVKAGMYARGEFDIGQSEALTLPQSAVVLRDGFNYVLKVGPDSKVTQAKVGVGRRVGERIEITSGLDAQTKVVASGGGFLAEGDVVRVVEATPPATAPGTAVKPVAAKK; encoded by the coding sequence ATGACCCTGCGCCCCAAGACCGTCCTGCTGCCCGCCCTGGCCCTCTTGCTCGTCGCCCTCTACGGGTTGGGCGTGCGCGCCGCCGATGAACCCAAGAAAGACGCCAAGGACCCCAAGGCCACCGCGGCCCCGGCGAAGGCGGCTCTCACCGTGACGGTGACCCAGGCGCAGACCGCCAAGCTGCCGATGAAGATCAGCGCCAACGGCAACATCGCCCCCTGGCAGGAGGCGAGCGTGGGCACCGAGGCCAACGGCCTGCGGCTGGCCGAAGTGCGTGCCAACGTGGGCGACGTGGTGAAGAAGGGCCAGGTGCTGGCCGTCTTCGCGTCCGACACGGTGCAGGCCGACGTGGCCCAGTCGAAGGCCGCCGTCGCCGAGGCCGAGGCGATGCTCGGCGAGGCGGCCGCCAATGCGCAGCGCGCCCGCGAGCTGGGCCCGGCCGGTGCGCTCTCGGGCCAGCAGATCAACAACTACCTGACGGCCGAGCGCACCGCCCAGGCGCGCCTCGAAGCGACACGCGCCGCGCTCAAGGTGCAGCAGCTGCGCCTGGCGCAGACCCAGGTGGTCGCACCCGACAGCGGCGTCATCTCGTCGCGCAGCGCCACCGTCGGCGCGGTGCTGCCGGCCGGGCAGGAGCTGTTCCGCCTGATCCGCCAGGGTCGCCTTGAGTGGCGTGCCGAGGTGCCGTCGGCCGACCTCGCCCGTCTGAAGCCGGGCATGGCGGCGAGCGTGGTGGCGACCAACACCGCGGCGCCCGTCACCGGCAAGGTGCGCATGGTCGCGCCGACCGTCGATGCGCAGACGCGCAACGGCATCGTCTACGTCGACCTCAACGCCACGCCCGAGGTGAAGGCCGGCATGTACGCGCGCGGCGAGTTCGACATCGGCCAAAGCGAGGCGCTCACGCTGCCGCAAAGCGCGGTGGTGCTGCGCGACGGTTTCAACTACGTGCTCAAGGTCGGGCCCGACAGCAAGGTGACGCAGGCCAAGGTCGGCGTGGGCCGGCGCGTCGGCGAGCGCATCGAGATCACGAGCGGCCTGGATGCGCAGACCAAGGTGGTCGCCTCGGGCGGCGGCTTCCTCGCCGAGGGCGACGTGGTGCGGGTGGTCGAGGCCACACCGCCCGCCACCGCCCCCGGCACGGCCGTCAAGCCCGTCGCGGCGAAGAAGTGA
- a CDS encoding LapA family protein, with product MLRALALFAVVALIGLFALLNWTAFTTPTTLSLLVTDVQAPLGLIMLGLAVVITLLFTMWAISLQASTLMEARRLNRELQAQRELADKAEASRFVELRSYVGAELQRSVASANRGHEELLSRLTHLEGALRLALEQNANSVAASLGEFEDRLERGELPPPEITSRGDGIPPLRR from the coding sequence ATGCTTCGCGCCCTTGCCCTGTTTGCCGTCGTGGCCCTGATCGGCCTGTTCGCGCTGCTGAACTGGACCGCGTTCACCACCCCCACCACCCTGTCGCTGCTCGTCACCGACGTGCAGGCCCCGCTCGGCCTGATCATGCTGGGGCTGGCGGTGGTGATCACGCTGCTCTTCACGATGTGGGCCATCTCGCTGCAGGCCTCGACGCTGATGGAGGCTCGCCGCCTCAACCGCGAGCTGCAGGCGCAGCGCGAGCTCGCCGACAAGGCCGAGGCCTCGCGCTTCGTCGAGCTGCGCAGCTATGTGGGGGCGGAACTGCAGCGCTCGGTGGCCTCGGCGAACCGGGGCCACGAGGAGCTGCTCTCGCGCCTGACCCACCTGGAAGGCGCCCTGCGTCTGGCGCTGGAGCAAAACGCCAACTCGGTGGCGGCGAGCCTCGGCGAATTCGAGGACCGGCTGGAGCGGGGCGAGCTGCCGCCGCCCGAGATCACGTCTCGTGGCGACGGCATTCCGCCGTTGCGGCGCTGA
- a CDS encoding flavodoxin family protein, whose product MSDVRTGQAPPPLDRSAFGRRFRARFIDPAYRREDEALARLEQIAWEAYDEGRKAPHTHKAGPGFANPDYDLSDEWREAKGKLDAAQMRWADAATPSRVLVVCGSPRNDGTCPGEISKTWRINHWLQQELAARQIDVDKLDLSLITSDYDRHIHPCKGCVSTAMPLCHWPCSCYPNHATGQTNDWMAEIYERWVSAHAVIIATPVHWYQSPSVLKLMIDRLVCADGGNPDPTLTQGKKAALAKQIEAGGWHYPQHLAGRAYGLVVHGDVAGIEGTRRALSDWLDWMGFIDASAQARLDRYVGYYEPYFNSHDALHRDSAFEQEVRNVARAVAHAVGELRAGRLTPPALERARAK is encoded by the coding sequence ATGTCCGATGTCCGCACCGGCCAAGCGCCGCCACCCCTCGACCGAAGCGCCTTCGGCCGCCGCTTCCGCGCCCGCTTCATCGACCCGGCGTATCGCCGGGAAGACGAGGCGCTGGCGCGGCTCGAACAGATCGCGTGGGAGGCCTACGACGAGGGCCGCAAGGCGCCGCACACGCACAAGGCGGGGCCGGGTTTTGCGAATCCGGACTACGACCTGTCGGACGAATGGCGCGAGGCGAAAGGCAAGCTCGACGCGGCGCAAATGCGCTGGGCCGATGCGGCCACGCCCTCGCGCGTGCTCGTCGTCTGTGGCTCACCGCGCAACGACGGCACCTGCCCGGGCGAGATCTCCAAGACCTGGCGCATCAACCATTGGCTGCAGCAGGAGCTGGCCGCCCGCCAGATCGACGTCGACAAGCTCGACCTGAGCCTCATCACCTCCGACTACGACCGCCACATCCACCCCTGCAAGGGCTGCGTGTCGACCGCGATGCCGCTGTGCCACTGGCCCTGCAGCTGCTACCCCAACCACGCCACCGGCCAGACCAACGACTGGATGGCCGAGATCTACGAGCGCTGGGTGTCGGCCCACGCCGTGATCATCGCGACACCGGTGCACTGGTACCAGAGCCCGAGCGTGCTCAAGCTGATGATCGACCGGCTGGTCTGCGCCGACGGTGGCAACCCCGACCCGACCCTCACGCAGGGCAAGAAGGCGGCGCTCGCCAAGCAGATCGAAGCCGGGGGCTGGCACTACCCCCAGCACCTGGCCGGCCGCGCCTACGGCTTGGTGGTACACGGTGACGTGGCCGGCATCGAAGGCACGCGCCGCGCCCTCAGCGATTGGCTCGACTGGATGGGCTTCATCGACGCCAGCGCGCAAGCCCGGCTCGACCGCTACGTGGGCTACTACGAACCCTACTTCAACAGCCACGACGCGCTCCACCGCGACAGCGCCTTCGAGCAGGAGGTGCGCAACGTCGCCCGCGCCGTGGCGCATGCCGTGGGCGAGCTGCGCGCGGGCCGGCTCACGCCGCCTGCGCTTGAGCGTGCTCGGGCCAAGTGA
- a CDS encoding efflux RND transporter permease subunit — protein MINVSSWSIRNPTPAILLFIMLTLAGLLGFKAMKIQNFPDIDLPMVTVTASLPGASPAQMETEVARKIENSLATVQGLKHIYTTLQDGTAILTAEFRLEKPTQEALDDVRDAVSRVRSDLPSDLRDPVIQKVNLAGTPILTYTVASTRMDDEALSWFIDNQVSKTMLAVSGVGAVTRVGGVSREVRVELDPARMLALNITAADVSRQLRQIQQEASGGRADLGGAEQSVRTLATVQTAQELGAMEVTLSDGRHVRLDAIAKVSDTVAERRQAALLNGKPVVSFEIVRSRGASEIDVTEGVRAALEKLKAEHPDITITEAFNFVDPVIENYDGSMKLLYEGALLAVLVVWLFLRDLRATFVSAVALPLSAIPTFAVMHAMGFTVNVVTLLSLSLVVGILVDDAIVEIENITRHLRMGKTPFQAAMEAADEIGLAVIATTFTLIAVFLPTAFMGGIPGKFFVQFGWTAAIAVFFSLVVARMLTPMMAAYILKKPKHEEKEARWLTIYMKWAAWCLRHRLWTMVGTTVFLVGSIMLVPLLPTGFIPPDDLSQTQVTVTLPPGSTFKDTYALAEQAREIVQQNPQIKMVYTAIGGGSAGADPFAPQGAAEVRKAVLTINMTHRNDRKGISKQDIESQLRTALEVLPGARVKVGLGASSEKYVLVLAGEDGRVLAQHAALVERELRTIPGIGAVTSTASLVRPELVVRPDFARAADLGVTSAAIADTLRIATAGDYDQGLAKMNLSERQVPVVVKLSDAGRQDIEVLSRLPVPGARGPVPLSNVATIEISSGPAEIARFDRRRNVNFEIELNQQPLGQVQEQALNLPSLKNLPSGVTQTEVGDAEAMGELVSGFLLAMATGVLCIYIVLVLLFKDFVQPATILVALVLSIPGAFLALFLTNTALSMPSMIGLIMLMGIATKNSILLIDYVILARREHGLNRWDAILDACHKRARPIVMTTIAMGAGMMPIAIGLGVDPSFRSPMAIVVIGGLITSTFLSLLVIPVVFTFVDDVEQWVSKHTKRHHHHDHHADPLPLARPVADEGK, from the coding sequence ATGATCAACGTCTCGTCCTGGTCGATCCGCAACCCGACGCCGGCCATCCTCCTCTTCATCATGCTGACCCTGGCAGGCCTGCTCGGGTTCAAGGCGATGAAGATCCAGAACTTCCCCGACATCGACCTGCCGATGGTCACGGTGACGGCCTCCCTGCCCGGCGCCTCGCCGGCGCAGATGGAGACCGAGGTCGCGCGCAAGATCGAGAACTCGCTCGCCACCGTGCAGGGCCTGAAGCACATCTACACCACGCTGCAGGACGGCACCGCGATCCTCACCGCCGAATTCCGGCTGGAAAAGCCCACGCAGGAGGCGCTCGACGACGTGCGCGATGCGGTTTCGCGGGTGCGCTCCGACCTGCCCTCCGACCTGCGCGACCCGGTGATCCAGAAGGTCAACCTCGCCGGCACGCCGATCCTCACCTACACCGTCGCCAGCACCCGCATGGACGACGAGGCGCTCTCGTGGTTCATCGACAACCAGGTCAGCAAGACCATGCTGGCCGTCAGCGGCGTGGGCGCCGTCACGCGCGTGGGCGGTGTCTCGCGCGAGGTGCGCGTCGAGCTCGACCCGGCACGCATGCTGGCGCTCAACATCACCGCGGCCGATGTCTCGCGCCAGCTGCGCCAGATCCAGCAGGAAGCCTCGGGCGGCCGCGCCGACCTGGGCGGCGCCGAACAGTCGGTGCGCACGCTCGCCACCGTGCAGACGGCGCAGGAGCTGGGCGCGATGGAGGTGACGCTCTCCGACGGCCGCCACGTGCGCCTGGACGCCATCGCGAAGGTGAGCGACACGGTGGCCGAGCGGCGCCAGGCGGCGCTGCTCAACGGCAAGCCGGTGGTCAGCTTCGAGATCGTGCGCTCGCGCGGCGCGAGCGAGATCGATGTCACCGAAGGCGTGCGCGCCGCGCTTGAGAAGCTCAAGGCCGAGCACCCCGACATCACCATCACCGAGGCCTTCAACTTCGTCGACCCGGTGATCGAGAACTACGACGGCTCGATGAAGCTGCTGTACGAGGGCGCGCTGCTCGCGGTGCTGGTGGTGTGGCTTTTCTTGCGCGACCTGCGCGCCACCTTCGTGTCGGCGGTGGCCCTGCCGCTGTCGGCGATCCCGACCTTCGCGGTGATGCACGCGATGGGCTTCACCGTCAACGTGGTCACGCTGCTCAGCCTGTCGCTGGTGGTCGGCATCCTGGTCGACGACGCCATCGTCGAGATCGAGAACATCACCCGCCACCTGCGCATGGGCAAGACGCCCTTCCAGGCGGCGATGGAGGCGGCCGACGAGATCGGCCTGGCGGTGATCGCCACCACCTTCACGCTGATCGCGGTGTTCCTGCCGACGGCCTTCATGGGCGGCATCCCCGGCAAGTTCTTCGTGCAGTTCGGCTGGACGGCGGCGATCGCGGTGTTCTTCTCGCTCGTCGTCGCGCGCATGCTCACCCCGATGATGGCGGCCTACATCCTCAAGAAGCCGAAGCATGAGGAGAAGGAAGCCCGGTGGCTGACGATCTACATGAAGTGGGCCGCGTGGTGCCTGCGCCACCGCCTGTGGACGATGGTCGGCACGACGGTGTTCCTCGTCGGCTCGATCATGCTGGTGCCGCTCCTGCCCACCGGCTTCATCCCGCCGGATGACCTCTCGCAGACGCAGGTGACCGTGACGCTGCCGCCTGGCAGCACCTTCAAGGACACCTACGCGCTGGCCGAACAGGCACGCGAGATCGTGCAGCAGAACCCGCAGATCAAGATGGTCTACACCGCGATCGGCGGCGGCAGCGCCGGTGCCGACCCGTTCGCCCCGCAGGGCGCGGCCGAGGTGCGCAAGGCGGTGCTGACGATCAACATGACCCATCGCAACGACCGCAAGGGCATCAGCAAGCAGGACATCGAAAGCCAGCTGCGCACCGCGCTCGAAGTGCTGCCCGGTGCGCGCGTCAAGGTGGGCCTGGGCGCCTCCAGCGAGAAATACGTGCTGGTGCTGGCCGGCGAAGACGGCCGCGTGCTGGCCCAGCATGCGGCGCTGGTGGAGCGCGAGCTGCGCACCATCCCCGGCATCGGCGCGGTCACCTCGACCGCGAGCCTGGTGCGGCCCGAGCTGGTGGTGCGGCCCGACTTCGCCCGCGCGGCCGACCTCGGCGTCACCTCGGCGGCGATCGCCGACACGCTGCGCATCGCGACCGCCGGCGACTACGACCAGGGTCTCGCGAAGATGAACCTCTCCGAGCGCCAGGTGCCAGTGGTGGTGAAGCTGTCGGACGCCGGCCGGCAGGACATCGAAGTGCTCTCGCGACTGCCCGTGCCGGGCGCCCGCGGCCCGGTGCCGCTGTCCAACGTGGCCACGATCGAGATCTCGAGCGGCCCCGCCGAGATCGCGCGCTTCGACCGCCGCCGCAACGTCAACTTCGAGATCGAGCTGAACCAGCAGCCGCTCGGCCAGGTGCAGGAGCAGGCGCTCAACCTGCCGAGCCTGAAGAACCTGCCGTCCGGCGTGACACAGACCGAGGTGGGCGACGCCGAGGCGATGGGCGAGCTGGTGTCGGGCTTCCTGCTCGCCATGGCCACCGGCGTGCTGTGCATCTACATCGTGCTGGTGCTGCTGTTCAAGGACTTCGTGCAGCCGGCCACCATCCTGGTGGCGCTGGTGCTGTCGATCCCGGGGGCCTTCCTCGCGCTCTTCCTCACCAACACCGCGCTGTCGATGCCCTCGATGATCGGCCTCATCATGCTGATGGGCATCGCGACGAAGAACTCGATCCTGCTGATCGACTACGTGATCCTCGCGCGACGCGAGCACGGCCTGAACCGCTGGGACGCCATCCTCGACGCCTGCCACAAGCGCGCGCGCCCCATCGTCATGACGACGATCGCGATGGGCGCCGGCATGATGCCCATCGCCATCGGCCTGGGCGTGGACCCGAGCTTCCGTTCACCGATGGCCATCGTGGTGATCGGCGGCTTGATCACCTCGACCTTCCTGAGCCTGCTGGTGATCCCGGTGGTGTTCACCTTCGTCGACGACGTGGAGCAGTGGGTGTCGAAGCACACCAAGCGTCACCATCACCACGATCATCACGCGGACCCGCTGCCGCTGGCCCGGCCGGTGGCCGACGAAGGGAAGTGA
- a CDS encoding M14 family zinc carboxypeptidase: MNPVLLPALAELQGLVEAGGAHLQQRVVCEVRCGETRLPVQVITLGNPGPDVPAIGIFGGVHGLERIGAEVALAFLRSLVMRLPWDGVLHRQLESLRMVFMPLVNPAGMALGTRANARGVDLMRNAPVEAVGRVPFLIGGQRRSASLPWYRGEAGAAMEAESEALCRVVEDELLGRPFSLAVDCHSGFGLRDRIWFPHAHTPAPIEHLPELLALQHILDQALTHHRYVLEPQSRQYLAHGDLWDHLYLRSLQRPGHVFLPLTLEMGSWLWVKKNPRQLFSRHGLFNPLIEHRQQRVLRTHVNWLDFMARAVTSYRRWVPLDDAERERLRADAQGLWYGP; the protein is encoded by the coding sequence GTGAACCCCGTCCTGCTGCCCGCCCTGGCCGAACTGCAAGGCCTCGTGGAGGCAGGGGGCGCGCACCTGCAGCAGCGGGTGGTGTGCGAGGTGAGGTGCGGTGAGACGCGCCTGCCGGTGCAGGTGATCACCCTCGGCAACCCGGGGCCCGACGTGCCGGCGATCGGCATCTTCGGTGGCGTGCACGGGCTGGAGCGCATCGGCGCCGAGGTGGCGCTCGCCTTCCTGCGCAGCCTGGTGATGCGTCTGCCCTGGGACGGCGTGCTGCACCGCCAGCTCGAGTCGCTGCGCATGGTGTTCATGCCGCTCGTCAACCCGGCCGGCATGGCGCTCGGCACGCGGGCCAACGCCCGCGGCGTCGATCTGATGCGCAACGCGCCGGTCGAGGCGGTCGGGCGGGTGCCGTTTCTCATCGGCGGCCAGCGCCGCAGTGCATCGCTCCCCTGGTACCGCGGCGAGGCCGGTGCGGCCATGGAAGCCGAAAGCGAGGCGCTGTGTCGCGTGGTCGAAGACGAGCTGCTCGGCCGGCCTTTCAGCCTGGCGGTCGATTGCCATTCGGGTTTCGGGCTGCGCGACCGCATCTGGTTCCCGCATGCCCACACGCCGGCGCCCATCGAGCACCTGCCGGAGCTGCTGGCCCTGCAGCACATCCTCGACCAGGCGCTCACCCACCACCGCTACGTGCTGGAGCCGCAAAGCCGCCAGTACCTCGCGCACGGCGACCTGTGGGACCACCTCTACCTGCGCTCGCTTCAGCGGCCGGGCCATGTGTTCCTGCCACTGACGCTGGAGATGGGTTCGTGGTTGTGGGTGAAGAAGAACCCGCGGCAGCTCTTCTCGCGCCACGGGCTCTTCAACCCGCTGATCGAGCACCGGCAGCAGCGCGTGCTGCGCACGCATGTGAACTGGCTCGACTTCATGGCGCGCGCGGTGACGAGCTACCGGCGCTGGGTGCCGCTCGACGACGCGGAGCGCGAGCGGCTGAGGGCCGACGCCCAAGGCCTGTGGTACGGGCCTTGA